The Gemmatimonadota bacterium sequence GATCCCCGTCCATCGGTGACAACCCGCAGGAACGCTCCATGAAGATCTACACGCGCACGGGAGATACCGGCATGACCGGCCTCTTCGGCGGCGGCCGCGTCTCCAAGGCGCACCTGCGGGTGGAGGCCTACGGCTCCGTTGACGAGCTGAACGCGGTGCTGGGTCAGGCCCGCCTGCACCTGGACCGGGAGATCGGGGATCGCGTGCGGATCCTCCAGGCGGACCTGTTCGTCGTGGGGGCCCATCTGGCCACGCCGGAGACGGACGAGCGCAGACCCCGTCCGTCTCTCCCCCCTCTGCCCGGCGACCGGATCGAGGCCATGGAGGCCTGGATGGACGCGGCGGATGAGGAGCTGCCCGCGCTGGAGCACTTCGTCCTCCCAGGAGGGGGTGCGGCAGCCTGCGCGCTGCACGTGGCGCGCACCGTGTGCCGTCGGGCCGAGCGTCGGGTCACGGGCCTCGCGAACGAGGAGGCGGTCGACCCGGTCCTGCTGCGCTACCTCAACCGCCTGGGCGACCTGTTGTTCGTCTGGGCCCGCCTCGCGAACCGGCGGGAGGGGATCGCAGACGTGGAGTGGAGCGGCTGAGGAGCGATCAGCGGCGCAGGGATCGGGGAACACCACCTTTCGTATAGATCATGATCACGCCGCGCGACCCCCCGGTCCCGAAGAGCGCGCCGGCTTCCACGGGACGATAGACCACGATCCGGTCGACGATGTCGTCGGGCAGGTTCATCAGCACCTGGGCGTCCACCTGCCGGGCGCCGTCCAGATAGAAGGCCGCCGACTCGCATCCCGACTTCATGAAGCGGACCTGACCCGAACCGAAGTGGATGCACACGTCCGTTTCGGCGCGGCGCACCACCAGACCCGGGATGGTGGTCTGGAAGAGCAGGTCCATCAGGGTGTTGACGCGCTCCTTGATGGGCTCGAGCTCCTCCGCCGTGATGAGCTGACCCCCGGTCGCGAAGCGTTCGGCCGTGCTGCGGGCTTCGATGTCCACCACCACCGGGTCCAGCTCGATGGCGTCCTCGGCCATGATGATGCCGAGCCGCACACCCACGCCGCTGCCGACGTTGATGACCTCCGTGCGGGAGGCATGGGCGATGTGATCCACCTGGAGCGTGTACTCGCCGGGGTCCACGTCGCGGAAGGAGAAGTCCCCGAACTCGTTCGTGACGGTGAAGTGGTCCGTCCCCCGCAGGCGCACCTCCGCGCCTTCGATGCCCGCCTCCGTGTCCAGGTCCCTTACGGTCCCCACCACGTCGGACTCATCGAGTGAGCCGAGCGCGAAGTCCACGCGGTGCATCTCGGAGGCGCCGAGCTCGAACTCGCGGCGCGGGCTCGCCATCCCCAGGAAGGACGCGACGGCGCTGATGGGGACCGCACGCGGGAGATCACACGCGCGGAACCAGCCCTCGGCATCGGCCTCGATCGGCAGCTCGCGGGGTCGGTTGTCGTCCATCCAGCGCAGCGTCACACGCGCGCGGGGCATTCCCACGCCCGCGGAGGCGTCGACGATCTGGCCGGTGGCACCCGCGGAGCCGGGGTCTCCGGTGTCGAGCAGGCACAGGTTGGCCATGATGGTCGTCATGCTCGGCGTGCTGAGCACGATCGGCTCGGCCTCTTCCGCGCCGACCGCCACGGTCTGCGAGCCCGACGAGATGCCGAGGTGCGCGAGGCGGGAGTGGAAGAAGACCACGGAGTAGGAGCCGGGGGGCAGGTCTTCGAAGCGGAACGTGCCCGCCTCGTTGGTGCGGGCCTGATGCGAGGTGCCCCACAGCACGACCTGGGCACCCGCGAGCGTCTCCCCGGTGGTGCTGTCCCAGACGAAGCCCGTCAGCCGGCCGAGCGGCTCCTGGGCCCCGGCCGCAGGGGCGGCCAGCGCCAGGGTCAGCAGGGACGGGAGGAGCAGACGTCGCATGTCGTCGGGAGTCGGGTCGAAGCCAATGGCCGCCGGCGTCCGGCGGGTGCCCCGCCCGAGGCCCGGTGGCCTGTATCCCTAGGTACGACGCCGTGGGCGGTTGCGCTACAGCGCCGCTGCCGCACCCCCTCCGCCGGAGGCCGGAAATGGCGCGGCGCGGGGCTTGCGAGCCCCTGGGGGTTCCACGAAGATACGGCCCGGACCGCCCGTCGATACGAGAGGATTCCCGTCCATGACGTATATCATTGCCGAGCCCTGCATCGGGACCAAGGACGCCAGCTGCGTCGAGGTATGCCCGGTCGACTGCATCTACGAAGGGGAGGATCAGTACTACATCCACCCCGACGAGTGCATCGACTGCGGCGCCTGCGAGCCGGAGTGTCCGGTGCAGGCCATCTTCCCCGATACGGACGTCCCGCCGGAGTGGACGAACTACATCGAGAAGAACGCGAAGCACTTCTGAGCGCGGCGCGCGGATCGCAGCGGCGGACACGGACCCTTCGGTTCGTGTCCGCTTTCGCTTTGGGGGGCCGGGAGGGCGTGGGGACGGTGCGGAGCGAACGTCCGGGGGCGCTCGGGCAGAGCGCCCGGGAGGAGGGGAGGAACAGCCGGAGCGACGCCAGGGTGGGCTGGCGCCTGCAGCACGCGCATCCGGCTGGGACGCGCGGGCCGATCGGGATCAGATCCCGAGCTCTCTCAACCGGTCGAGGCGGATCTGGCCAGGCACGTCCTCACCCGGCGGTACCACGTCCAGCTCGTCGGGGCGAGGCTGGCGCTGCGCGCGGATGACGAACACGCTTGCGGCCAGCGCCGCCGCGCCCAGCAGTCCGAAAGTCAGCCGTCGAAACATGATTCCCTGCGACTCGTGTAGGGGTCCTCTGATCTCCGGGCAAGCAGGAAGCGTGCCCCGTCGGAAGCGGGCCGGGTCCGCCCGATTGCGGGTCGAACGGTGTCCACGGCGGACGCGGAGCGGACGGGCGACCGGGATTCCCGTCGGCCCGGTTCGGAAACCTGAAGGCGCCGTGCGGGCGCCACGCTCCGCCGCGCGGCTGCCATGGCGCACAGGCTGCGACTGGCGCCCGCCCGCGAACCGGGCGTACCGTTTCCGACGCCCGCGGAGATCGACGCCCTGGATCTCATGGCTCGCGCCCGCCTCCTCCTGCTCGCGTTCTGCATGACCGGTTGCACTGCGCCATCCCCGACGGCCGACCTCCTCCTGCGCGGCGGGACCGTCTGGACGGGTGCCGCCGACGCGGGTCGCGCCGAGGCGCTCGCCATCCTGGGCGGCCGCATCCTCGCGGTCGGCTCCGCGGCCGAGCTGGCCCCCCTCGTCGGTCCCACCACCGAGGTCCTCGAGCTCGAAGGGCGCACGGTCCTTCCCGGCTTCATCGACGCGCACGTGCACTTCATCACGGGCGGCTTCCAACTGGCGAGCGTGGATCTGCGCGGCGCGCGCTCCCCCGAGGAGTTCTCGCGACGGATCGCAGCGTTCGCGGCCACCGTGGAGCCCGGCACCTGGATCACCGGCGGCAGCTGGGATCATGAGGCCTGGGGGGGCATGCTTCCCGATCGTTCGTGGATCGATTCCGTCACACCGGAGCATCCGGTCTTCGTCAGCCGGCTCGATCTGCACATGGCGGTCGCCAACACGCGTGCGTTGGAGCGGGCCGGCGTGGAGGCCGACGCCGTCGATCCACCGGGCGGCACCCTCGTGCGCGACGTGGAGGGTCGCCTCACCGGCGTGTTCAAGGACGAGGCGATGGCGTTGATCGATCGGGCCATCCCCGCGCCCACCGACGCGCAGCTCGATCGCGCGCTGGCCGCCGCGGCGCAGCACGCGCTCTCGCTCGGCGTCACGCAGGTGCACGACATGGGCACCTGGGCGCACTTCGACACCTACCGGCGGGCCCACCAGGCCGGGCGGCTTCCGCTACGCGTCTACGCCGTGGTGCCCATGAGCACGGGGCCGCGCCTGGCCGACCTGGTGTCGCAGGAAGGGAGGGGCGACCCCCGCCTGTGGTGGGGCGGGCTCAAGGCGTTCGTGGATGGCTCGCTCGGCTCGACCACCGCGTGGTTCCACGAGCCCTACACGGACGAACCCGGCACTTCCGGTCTGGTCGTCACCGACCCCACCGAGCTGCGCGCCCGGATCCTCGAGGCGGACGCGGCCGGGCTCCAGACCATCGTGCACGCGATCGGAGACCGCGCCAACGACTGGTTGCTGGACGTCTTCGCGGAGGCGGCGGCGCGCGCCCCCGCGCGGGAGCGCCGTCCCCGGATCGAGCACGCCCAGCACCTCACGGCGGAGGCCATCGCGCGCTTCGGCGCGCAGGGCGTGATCCCCTCCATGCAGCCGTACCATGCGGCGGACGATGGACGTTGGGCCGAGAAGCGCATCGGCGCCGAGCGCATCCGCACCACGTACGCCTTCCGCTCCCTGGCGGAGGCCGGCGCCGCCCTGGCCTTCGGCTCCGATTGGACCGTGGCGCCTCTGGATCCGCTCCTGGGCATCCAGGCCGCGGTCACCCGCCAGACGCTGGACGGCGCGCATCCGGAGGGGTGGGTGCCGGAGCAGAGGATCGACCTGGAAACCACGCTCCGGGCCTATACGTCCGGTGCGGCGCACGCGGGCTACCGCGACGCCGAGACCGGCAGCCTGGAGCCGGGGAAGGCGGCGGACCTGGTGGTGCTCTCCGGAGACCTCTTCGGGACCCCTCCCGAGCGGATCGCGGAGACCCTGGACGTGGATCTGACGCTGGTCGAAGGAACGGCGGCATACCGCCGTAGGTAGGTTTCGCGCTCAGGGAGCGCCGGACAGCACGGGAGCGACGGTGGCGGACAACGACAACACCCCGGTGGCGGGGCTGGAGCCGCTGAGGCAGAAGGCGATCGACGCCCTGTGCGAGACGTTCGCGCAGGACCAGATCACGGTCACCGACTTCGAGCGGCGCGTGGACCTGGCCCACCAGGCCCAGAGCATGGCGGACCTGCGAGCCCTGCTGGACGACCTGCCCAAGGCCCAGACAGCGCTGACCCGGCCCGGCCCGGCCGGCGCCGTCGAGCGTCCACCCCGGATCTCTCCGGCGGGGCGCACCAAAGAGCACGAGATCATGGTGGGCATCTTCGGCGGGACCAGCCGGGTGGGGCACTGGTTCCCGGCGCGGAAGAGTGTGGCCATCGGGATCATGGGCGGCGCCAAGCTGGACTACCGCGAAGCGGACCTCCCGCCGGGTGTGACCGAAGTGACCGCGATCGCCGTGATGGGCGGGGTGGAGATCATCGTGCCCCCGCACGTGATCGTGGACGTGAGTGGCCTGGCCATCATGGGCGGCTTCGATCACCGTTCCGAGGAGCCGCCCACGCACGATCCCGACGCCCCCATCCTCAAGGTGAACGGGTTCGCGTTGATGGGCGGCGTGGAGATCAAGACGCGCTACCCCGGGGAGACGCAGCGCCAGGCCCGCCAGCGGCGTCGCGCTCTCCGGCGCGCCGAGCGCGAGGACGACCGGAGCTGAAGGGTGGGGCGGACGCGTCGGAGACCCCGGCGGCCCACGCTTCCGCATGCACCTGGAGAGGAGCGCATCCATGAAGCGGCGTGAGATCGGGATCGTGTCCGTGCCCATGGATCTGGGGGCCGGCCGGCGCGGCGTCGACATGGGACCCTCCGCCATCCGCATCGCCGGCCTGCAGGAGACGCTCGAATCGCTGGGACATACCGTGCGCGAGGCGGGCCGGGTGGAAGTGCCTTCGCAGGAGCTGGTGGGCGAGAGCGATCCTGACGCCAAGTACCTGCCCGAGATCACCGACGTGTGCGAGCGCACGCGCGACCTGGTCGCGGCGGTACTGGAGCGTGGGCAGGTCCCGCTGGTCCTGGGCGGCGACCACTCGCTGTCCATCGGCTCCGTGGCGGGCGTGGCCGCGCACTACCGGGCGCAGGGGCAGCCCATCGGGCTCATCTGGTTCGACGCGCACGCCGACATGAACACGCCCGACTCGACGCCGAGCGGCAACATCCACGGGATGGCGCTGTCCGTGCTGCTGGGCCAGGGTGCGCCGGCGCTCACGCGGATGGCCGGCGGAGCCCCGGCGCTGCGCGCCGAGCACACGAGCATCGTGGGCGCACGCGACATCGACGCCACCGAGGCGGAGATCGTGCGCGCCTCGGGCGTGCGGGTGTTCACCATGTCGGAGATCGACGACCGCGGCATGGGTGCCTGTGCGGAGGAGGCCATCGCGCGGGCGACGTCCGGTACGGCGGGCTTCCATCTCTCGTTCGATCTGGATGCCATCGATCCCCAGATCGCGCCCGGCGTGGGAACGCCCGTCCGAGGCGGGATCACCTACCGGGAGGCGCACCTCATGTGCGAGAAGGCGGCGCGCACGGGCGGCATCCTCTCCATGGACATGGTCGAGCTGAACCCCGTGCTGGACTCCGAGAACCGATCCGCCCATCTCGCCGTAGGGTTGATCGCCAGCGCGATGGGGAAGACCATCCTGTAGACGCTCGCGCGCATCCGATCACGGCGTCACGGCCCGGTGGCGCCCGCGTACCGACCGACCCTTCCGCCGACACCGCTCGGCTCCGTTTTCCTCACACGTCCCGATGAGGCACGCATCATGGTCGAGCTCTTCCGCAGCCTGCTGCGCATCGTCGCGGGG is a genomic window containing:
- a CDS encoding cob(I)yrinic acid a,c-diamide adenosyltransferase is translated as MKIYTRTGDTGMTGLFGGGRVSKAHLRVEAYGSVDELNAVLGQARLHLDREIGDRVRILQADLFVVGAHLATPETDERRPRPSLPPLPGDRIEAMEAWMDAADEELPALEHFVLPGGGAAACALHVARTVCRRAERRVTGLANEEAVDPVLLRYLNRLGDLLFVWARLANRREGIADVEWSG
- a CDS encoding carboxypeptidase regulatory-like domain-containing protein, whose amino-acid sequence is MRRLLLPSLLTLALAAPAAGAQEPLGRLTGFVWDSTTGETLAGAQVVLWGTSHQARTNEAGTFRFEDLPPGSYSVVFFHSRLAHLGISSGSQTVAVGAEEAEPIVLSTPSMTTIMANLCLLDTGDPGSAGATGQIVDASAGVGMPRARVTLRWMDDNRPRELPIEADAEGWFRACDLPRAVPISAVASFLGMASPRREFELGASEMHRVDFALGSLDESDVVGTVRDLDTEAGIEGAEVRLRGTDHFTVTNEFGDFSFRDVDPGEYTLQVDHIAHASRTEVINVGSGVGVRLGIIMAEDAIELDPVVVDIEARSTAERFATGGQLITAEELEPIKERVNTLMDLLFQTTIPGLVVRRAETDVCIHFGSGQVRFMKSGCESAAFYLDGARQVDAQVLMNLPDDIVDRIVVYRPVEAGALFGTGGSRGVIMIYTKGGVPRSLRR
- a CDS encoding ferredoxin family protein; translation: MTYIIAEPCIGTKDASCVEVCPVDCIYEGEDQYYIHPDECIDCGACEPECPVQAIFPDTDVPPEWTNYIEKNAKHF
- a CDS encoding amidohydrolase family protein; its protein translation is MAHRLRLAPAREPGVPFPTPAEIDALDLMARARLLLLAFCMTGCTAPSPTADLLLRGGTVWTGAADAGRAEALAILGGRILAVGSAAELAPLVGPTTEVLELEGRTVLPGFIDAHVHFITGGFQLASVDLRGARSPEEFSRRIAAFAATVEPGTWITGGSWDHEAWGGMLPDRSWIDSVTPEHPVFVSRLDLHMAVANTRALERAGVEADAVDPPGGTLVRDVEGRLTGVFKDEAMALIDRAIPAPTDAQLDRALAAAAQHALSLGVTQVHDMGTWAHFDTYRRAHQAGRLPLRVYAVVPMSTGPRLADLVSQEGRGDPRLWWGGLKAFVDGSLGSTTAWFHEPYTDEPGTSGLVVTDPTELRARILEADAAGLQTIVHAIGDRANDWLLDVFAEAAARAPARERRPRIEHAQHLTAEAIARFGAQGVIPSMQPYHAADDGRWAEKRIGAERIRTTYAFRSLAEAGAALAFGSDWTVAPLDPLLGIQAAVTRQTLDGAHPEGWVPEQRIDLETTLRAYTSGAAHAGYRDAETGSLEPGKAADLVVLSGDLFGTPPERIAETLDVDLTLVEGTAAYRRR
- a CDS encoding DUF1707 domain-containing protein, giving the protein MADNDNTPVAGLEPLRQKAIDALCETFAQDQITVTDFERRVDLAHQAQSMADLRALLDDLPKAQTALTRPGPAGAVERPPRISPAGRTKEHEIMVGIFGGTSRVGHWFPARKSVAIGIMGGAKLDYREADLPPGVTEVTAIAVMGGVEIIVPPHVIVDVSGLAIMGGFDHRSEEPPTHDPDAPILKVNGFALMGGVEIKTRYPGETQRQARQRRRALRRAEREDDRS
- the rocF gene encoding arginase; translation: MKRREIGIVSVPMDLGAGRRGVDMGPSAIRIAGLQETLESLGHTVREAGRVEVPSQELVGESDPDAKYLPEITDVCERTRDLVAAVLERGQVPLVLGGDHSLSIGSVAGVAAHYRAQGQPIGLIWFDAHADMNTPDSTPSGNIHGMALSVLLGQGAPALTRMAGGAPALRAEHTSIVGARDIDATEAEIVRASGVRVFTMSEIDDRGMGACAEEAIARATSGTAGFHLSFDLDAIDPQIAPGVGTPVRGGITYREAHLMCEKAARTGGILSMDMVELNPVLDSENRSAHLAVGLIASAMGKTIL